Below is a genomic region from Gallus gallus isolate bGalGal1 chromosome 10, bGalGal1.mat.broiler.GRCg7b, whole genome shotgun sequence.
GCCCCAGGGACACTTTGTGGTGTTTGCTCCGcttgctggcacaggctgtctgGTCAGATTCCCTGTGTCCAACAGGCCAGGTCTGCATAGCGTGGGACCAGAAAGCCTGGGCTGAGAGCCAAGGCTTTGCTGGCAATTACTTCGTGTCTCATTGTCCAACAGCATCTTGGCTCAGCCAGGAAACTGGGATCTGCAATGGGTGGAAGAGGCAGGACCTGCAGCAGTACAGCCCAGGGGCCACACAATCCCAAAGTTTCTCAAAGGCATCTTTATCCATGCTGAATCTCATCCTTTCTGGGGGTGCCTCCATCAGGACAGCCACCCCATGGAAGGATGCCGCTGGTGGGTACTCACAGGCATTTGCTTGCAGACAAACCCCACAGCTCCACTGAAGAAACCAGCCCCGGAAAATGGccaaaatgtaggaaaaaagaagtagttttcagtaaaaaattattaaaaccAATAGTTCTTGCCAGCAACAAATCACACCAAAGCAACACAAACATCATGTGAAAGGAGAAAGTAACGTAACGAAACAGCAAGAGTCCTTCCTCAGCATCCAGATATGACAACCTCCTTGCGCGTGCCAATGGAAGTCTCATGGAGCCAGTGGGTTTAGTGCCAGAGCTCATCTTTTGTTTGTAATAATGCAACTTGATGCACTCAATTTTTCGCCTTGGCTACAGGCAGGCTGGGGCTAACACAGGGCTGCATTTTGTGACAAGCGCAGCTAGCCCAAGTGTGTTCCACTTGGATGGAGCCCATCCAAGAGAATGGATGTAATTGCACTCTTATCTCTCCTATCTTTTCCGTGGCATCTTTTTGGCCCATGTTAGGCTACAATTCTTATCTAATAAAACCCAAgtctgaaagtgaaaataatcACATCACCACATTCCCCCTGGCGAGCTCCTCAGTACATTTGCTCAATCTTTAATTTTGTAGCCATCTTTTATACTCTGGCTCATAGAGCATCCAGCCTGGGGGAGTTTGGGTCTGTGCCTGGCTTTCCTAGGAACATCTGAAGGTCTACGCTAGACGTCAGTgcttgggaaagaaagactgaGCGAGTTTGATTGCTGGCTGTTGGAGTAGTGGGCAGCCTCGAAGAGAAATCTTACCAGTATGGGAAATCTCACCCACTGGTATGGGAACTGGCCATCAGAAACCCCTTGCACCAAGCTGTGGCAGGGCATAGAGCAGGAATGGGAGTTACTCCTCAGACAGGGATCTCCAAGTGAGCGTGCAGCTCAGGTTGTGGAGGTCTGAGCTATActgccagcagcctgctggctcACTGCAAAGCTGCTCTTGTCCTGGAGAGAACAATCAGGGATTGCAAATGTAGTTCTGAGCAAGTCCTCATCCTAATGTGGACTTGTGCACTCTTCAAAGACAATTAGATGGATAGATGAGTCTCAGGAAACATCAAGAAGGGTCTGTGCTCTGCACTCTTAGGCCCACTCTCAGGTAAGGAGTAGGAAAACTCTTCTTCTAGATGTCATTAGGGGTAAGTTTCGAGGGTTGAGGAGGAGACAGTGTACTGTTCATGAACTGAAGGTTGACATACACTTCAGTCATCTCTCGATAGTCCTCTGCTTTGTTCTCATGGAGATCAAAGAAAGTTTTCAGTAGTTCAGGGTTGAAGTAGTGCAGTGCAACAACAGTGATCCCAGccacaaaacagagcaagccTGGAAAACAACATGCTCTCCGTGAGCAATTCTGTAAAAGCCAGCACATTTCCCACCCCATATCCCTACTCTGATGGCCCCCAACCAAGGGACATCTTCTCTTATGGAAGATAGCCTTCTACTCTATGAGGTGGTTTCAGTTGCTGTGCTGACCACCATATAATCAAAGAACAAGAAGTCTTAAAACCCCAACAATTGATCCCCAATTCTTTGCACTGCTGCAACTCAGGAACTAAAAATATCTCCACCACCCTCAAGACACTGATGCTTCTCCCACTTCTGCCAGCCCTCTCCGTatctctgctgggagctgttgTGTCAAGACACAGGGTAAGCCTAAACTGGCCTGCAGTCCCAAGCtccctcacctccactggtaAGGAGAAAGCCCTGAGGCTCTTGCGCACCTGTGGTGGGACCTAGTGTAGTTTGATGTACTTACCAACTGCTAGCGTGAGCCAGAAAGATCCCCCATAGCTTATCCACAGGGATGTGGTCCCAAACTGGATTGGGCACACCAGGGAGTTCCTCACAGTGGAGAAGGAGAGCAGTGAGAAGATCATGAATGCCCCTGTAAACAGGATCATGTAGCCTCCATAGACTAGGACGGGTGTGGAGAAGAGCATGTTGGAGATGAGCCAAGTGCAAAAGGCCACCCTAGAGACAAGAGAAGACCAATGGACAAGATGTACGAATGCCACTGACTAGGACACTTTACCTGACGATTTCCAGGTGGGAGAAGAGATCTGGGATCTTGGTTGCACTGCATGAAGTCAAGAAGCTCTATGGGCAGACTGGAGCGATCCCTGGTctcccaggctgagcagggagATTTGCAATGCTCACACTGCCATgtccagaaagcaaaagcacagaTAGCATATCTATAACACCTCGGCTCCCTGCCCACATAAGTGTGGTGCAGGGCAGaccacagagagcagcacatAGGACTGAGACACCTGTAGAAGTAGGTATAAGCTGTTTGCAGTAGCTCTGAACTGGCCTCAGGAGCTAGGTTACAAGGGAAGCCTTCAGCTGTGGTCCAGGAGCTCTTGCTCCTTGCACGGGCCAGTGGTCTGAAAGCAGACCTCAGAGAGCACCCCCAACACACATGGCTCTCCTCATAGCAACTTGCAATTGCCACCCACTGCTCACCACCTTGACAGACCTAGGAACAAGGCCACGTCCTTGCAGAGAAGGCCTCACCAGAGACTGGCTGATGCGTAATGGCTGGAGATGCGGTACTGCCTGTGCACGTTGCAGGGGCTTTGTGTGGTGAACTTCTCTGCCACGTAGAGGATGGGGCTGGGCAGCCCCTTCTCCAGGCCTTCGCCATAGCTGTGGTCGTAGTCTGCATCGAAGCTCCAGGCAAAGTGCTCGTTGTAGTTGATGGTCTCATTGACCTGATTCACTGGGTTTCCTGCCAGAGGAAGAGGACTAaggtcctgctgcagcccagtaGAATGGGCACTGACAGCCAGGAGCATCTCGATGACAAGAGATTGTCCAGGAGCCTCCAGTAAAACCAAGGCCTTCAAAACAGCTCTTGGAGACCTCCTATGGCAAtggtctctgcagagctgtgtctgaaGAGAAAGGGACATGGTACTCACCCACCAGTGTGATGTTCACCCCTGCCAGGCCAACGTGCAGCCCGATGTCCACATTCACCACGGCACAGCTGAAGGATTTGTAGGAGGTGTTTGCTGTCACCCAGCCACTCTCCCAGTCCCCTGTGAACTGGACAACTGACAGAAAAAGTTCGATCAGGGTTAAAGCAGGCTTGCTCCAGGGCTTTAATGAGCTCAGGGTGGACCGGATGCAAGTACAAGCTGCTGCattcccactgcagcactgcaagggAGTGTAAGAAGGGCAGGAGAGATGATTCAGCCACAAAGACGTGCCACAACCAGCCCCCACGCCCTGGCACAGCTCTTGTCCTCCTCTTGCTTAGCATCCACTCCCTCAGTCCCACAAGCGGGGAGCTCTGATCCCCACAACCTGAATCCACTTTGGCCATCCTCTTCGGCACTTCCCCGCATGCTCCCCACCGTGGCAAGCACCGCGGCCCCGGGGGACCGGGCTTGGAAATGAGCTCATTCCTCAGCCTCAGCAGCAGGGTGAGTTTCATTGCCATTATTAAGCTCCCTGTTAAGCAGCTGATCGCAGTGTTAGtgaataataaaaattcagtgGAATTTTTGTCAAATAGGAATGGCAGAGAGGGGTGGTCAGTGCCGCCATTTcagctgggagagaagaaagaatgtgaatCTTTTCTGCtatatgtttttttgtttgtttgtttgtttttaaagtttcttttttgAAACACTTTCACTTTGTGATGGACTTAATTTTCTGGCAATTATACGAGCTGAAATTAAGGGTGAGGACTGAACCTCAGGCTGAACAAGACCTTCCAAACCTGCCCGAAGGTAAGCTGGGTCAACTTGTGAGAGCCCTgatccagcagcagcttcatgGCTGCAGCATTGAGTGTGCCCCGCTGACTCCGGACAGAAATCCTGACACTGGCTTTAAAACAATCAATTCCTCTTGTGTACCCAAGCAGCACCTGGCTGCATCCTTGTCCAGAGAGCAGCGCTGGATAGTTCGCCAGGGCTGAGCAAGGGCTGAACTTGTTCAGGCTGTGGAGCAAACTGCTGTCCCCACCCCTCTGCCAGATGCAGCCCGGCACTTCTAGTAGCATCTCCCAGTGCCTGGACATTTCCAAGCAGAGGGTGACCACTGCAGGCAGATCAGGTCCCGTAACCCATGTGTCAGGCAGCAGAGTGCTGTGGCCAGTCACTGTCTGGCTATGTACTTCAATCCTCAAGTTGACCTGGGGCTTATCATCCCCTAGAGTTTCCTTGATTTAGGGTCAGGACTGGTTGCTCTCTCTGCCCATCGTCTTCCCTCCACTCCCAGCAGTGGCTTCTCATACACCCTGAAGTTCTGTCCAAATTTGAGATGCCCACAGCCTGGACCTTGCTGGTTCCAAGTATCAGTCCCATTAATTACAGAAGATTTCTTGCTCTCTGCCCAATCAAATTCTCTCCTTCATCTCCTGCCTTGCTCCCTGGAAAGTCTCTACCCCCTTCTTCCATCCTGActatattctgttttgttttgctctctctACATCACTGCAAGTCTCCAAATTTGTCTGGCTGCAGTCCAAGCTCCTTATCCACGCTCCCTTGGCactgggctgtgcagctggaggAACATGGGACACCTCAGTGCCATTAGAACAGGCAAAGATTCAAAAGTGCACATGGGCACGCCAAGTGCTCACAGCCCCTGTGCTGGGGTCAGTATCGGGGccagtcctgtttaatatctttattggtGATTTGGGTGaggggactgagtgcaccctcattgagtttgcagatgacaccaagttcaGAGGAAGTGcagatctgcctgggggtaggaaggccctacagatGGATCCAGACAAGCTGCATCagtgggctgaggccaatgggatgagctTCAATGAGACCAAGGACTGGGTCCTGTATTTGGCCATAACAACCCCAGGTattgctacaggcttggggcagagtgtctagcaggctgtgcagaggaaaaggatccaGGTCTGTTGTTCGACattcagctgaacatgagccagcagtgtgcctaggtggccaagaaggccaatggcattctgggttgtgtcagaaatagtgcagccagcaagagcagaaaggtgatcatccccctatagccagcactggtgaggctgcatctccAGTGCTATGCTCAGTGTCAGAAAGACTcggaggccctggagtgtgtccagagaagggcagcaaagctgcgaggggtctggagcacaagtgttaTGGGGAGcagttgagggagctgggatggttcaggggagaccttatcgtTCCCTACAACTCCCTGAATGGAGGTTGTGCTCAGGTgtgggtcagcctcttctcctaggtaacagcaatagaatGAGAGCTGATGGCTTCATGTTGCACCAGgcgaggttcaggttggatactgggaaaaaattcttctctgaaagagtggtactgcactggaacaggctgcccagggaggtggtgaagtcaccatccctggaggtgttcaagaaccatggagatgtgacaatgagggacatggttagtgggcacggtggggatgggttgatggctggactagatgagcCTAGAGATctttccaaccgtaatgattttatgattctgtggttcagATGGTAAGGGAGCCCACCTGAGAGCTGCATCACTGTTTTGCATAGCAGGGGTAGGGGAACCAACTCCTGCCAAGCCACCACTCATACTGTGCCCAGACCTTGCCCCGGGGCCAAATCTTACTCTCAGAACTGCCCTTGGAGGGGTGCGCAGCACTTACCAACAATCACTACTCCCACCATCAGGCTGAAGAGAGCACGGACCATCCAGTACAGTCTCTGTGTGGGGAGAGATGGGATGTCAGGCATGGAGAACAGCCCCTGGCTTTCCTCCTGCCTCACAATGAGCCAGCCAGGGTCACCCTGGCATCCCAAACGCAGAGGGTGGATGCTTATCCCTGGGAGAAGGGTCACGCACCACCCGTCCACGGATGCCCGGGATGATGAGCAGGAAGGTGGAAGCCAGCATCAGGAAGACGATAACCACAATGATGGTGCTGACATCGAACACAAAgctcttcctctgctgcaggtAGAAGGGGTAGATGCCATCAAAGAGAGTCATTCTGCACCTCCAGGCGGTGGTGGGAGAGGTGGTCACAGCACAGGCCCAGACTGCCTTGTTGGCTTCTCCAGTCTGTGGTCACTAGttccagctcagctctggaAGTACCAGCTGCAGAAGGGTGGCCTCAATTCCTTGTTCCAGAGGGACAAGGAAACGTGACGCTGCAAGGAAATAAGCCCAGTGAAATACTGCCTGGCAGAGGAGTACCCAAAGCCCTCAGGGGTGGAGAGGAGGCGCCTGGCTCAGTGCTTAGCCAGCCCAAGGGGCTCGTGGCAGTGTGAGGAACCACAACTGCTGTCTGTGAGGAGCAGCCCAAGCCCAGAAacctgctgagcagctcctccccaggcagagctgggtCTTTCCCTCCAGCAGATGCGGCCAGGGCCTTCCTCTTTATGGTGTGCCCTTCCAGGAAGTTTGCAAGCCAGCAGGCACTGTTCCTCTGAGCTGGCACATGCAGCCTTCCTCCAAAATGACGAGGAACCACCAAGAATGTTGACTTCACAGAAGCAGAATTATCCCAGCCAGGGGCACCAACACCAAACAGGGCAAACCCACCACCTTCATTTCCACCCCCTCTCCTCAGAGGCTTTTCCCAGGAACTGTTAAGTACAGTTTTGGGATATGGGTCCAAGAACACAAGGCACTGGAGCGTGTAAGCATCAGGAACTGAGCTACATGAGACCAAGCAGCAGACGACCTGTGTGATTCCCATTGATTACTTTGAACTCCCACTAATGCTTCAGTCCTAGCAATTACAGAACTTCCCCCATTTCTGGATTAGATCTTTTCTACCAAAACCGATTACATGCTTCgtcctttcattttccttatttaataGCATCTCTGTATGTAACTACCCTGGGAAGTCTTCAGAAGTCAGGCAATGCCAGAGCTAATATGACTCATGATCAAATACAATTTCATTCTGTCCCTGCATGGGGGAGttgattttattcttattttatgaaaacaatAATAATCATATTTTTAGGTAAGATCCAACCCAAAGCAATTCAGTCACAGAAGTGTGAGTCTCAAATCCCCAGAAGTGGGAGGGAATTACACTAAGGATCTTAAATCAATTTCTTGGGGGCAGCTGAAGTCACTTCTCAATCCATAAAGCAATTCTTTGTTTCAGAATATCTCTCTGTCAAGAAACAGAGACCATTATAGCAAAAAATTTAACAGACGCTTGCTTTTGCATGGAAATTGCCTGGCTCACAACTGTTCCAGCTCTCATCTGGACACTCAGTTCCAGAGTAACAGAGCCATCAAGCATACTTATAAAGCTCAGCTTGCGTTGTTTCGCTGTACCTGTTCCAACATATTTCCCTGGGCAGCTAAATACAGAGATGGCCAGCCTTGCAGCACCACTGCCACTAGCATTACCTGACAAGAAGGAGCTGTAACTCAGTTCCAATATTAGGTTGAAGTTCAGTCACAGGGTTCCAGCAAACATGCCCACAGACAGTCCAAGAGGCTGTAACAGCAGGAATAAACAACTCATTTAGACTACAGCTAGTCAAATCTTGATTGCTTGAATGTCACTCTTCCACCTACGTCTTTGACCTGACTTCAAAAGGTGTCTGGAGGAAAGGAATGCTTTCCCTGACTACATCCAGCAAAACACAACCCTTTGCAAACTAAAATAATCAAACTACAAGCAGCAAGTAAGAGCCGAAAACCCAGCACATAATGtggaaaatgtttccatttaaaatctaattttaatCTTCAAACAGTATTAAAGGATGCCTGTATTTCCTTTACACTTTTGAAAGTAGTTTCTGGGGGAGTTTCCAGGGAAATGGTGCTTTCTGTTGCTgccagtccaaccattctcgCTTGAATCCCTGCACAGAAGACCAATTCCCTGACATTTTCACAGCTTTGAAGTGGAAAACTGGGacctgcagctcagggcagaagaaacagaagttgcTGAACCCTGGAAAGCATTGCCCAATGCAGAAGCACGCATGCAGCCCCAGAGCCCCTGTCATCTCCTCTGTCAGTGTACAGAGACAAAAAGTTGAAAGATGTCTTCAAGGAAGAGTTCAGTCATTTGGTAGAAATTGACATTTAAAAAGCATGTTTATCTTTTGTTCTGTACTGGCAAGGGAGAAGGGCTAGGGACGAAGAATGTTGAAACCTTAGCAGTTTCCACTGacagaaatcacattttcttgCCACGGAATGTGTCAGGCTGGAAGTCCAGCTCAAACCTTGCATCAGAGTCAACAGCAGTCCTAGATTGGgttgctgagagctgcagattGGTATTTCCCACTAAAACACCCAAGGGCCATCCCTCACCCTTGGGAACCAAGCAATTAGCACCACAGTTCAGCGGTGGAGACACCCTTTATTCTCCCACCCTTGGAAGAGGGTCAAAACGAGATAAACAAGAACTGAATTTAGGATTCATCCTAAATCCATTGGCGATTCATCCTTTCCTCCCCACACTCACCTAGCAGGGACCCATACAACCGCGCGGGGGACACCAGCTCCTCGGAGCTCGAGAAGGGCTGGGGCCGGATCAGGGCGCCCCAGCGGGGCGCGGCGGTGGCGGACAGCGGGGCtcgggcggggcggcgcggggcgcggcggTCATTTTCCAGCAACCTACCTGCTGGCGGCGGCAGTAGCGGCGGCTCTCGGGTGGCACCGTCCCGCGCACCGTTCTTATAGGCGGCGGCGGGTGCGGAGCCCTATGTAAATGCCGGCACGGCCCGCCCTGCCGCACTGCCCTCCGCACCGCCGAGCAGGTGAGTGCCGCGGGTCGTGTCCTCCCTTGCGTGGGGGGCTACTGGGTGTTGGGGGTCGCTGCCTGTGCGGAGGGCTGGGGATCGGTTCCACGCGTGACCCACCTGCGTGGGGGGTGCGGTGGTGCCGGAGTCAGGGAGGGACACGTGTGTCCAGTGTGGAGTCTGAGGTATCGGAGCTTTGCTTATCCTTGCCAGTGTGGGGTCTGAGAGATCTGGGATACACCTGTCCCCTCTGCACGGGTAGAGCTAAGGTTtgtggctgcctgcagggagtGGCAGGGGTCAAGGGATAGTGCTACTCCAGTCTCTTCTTGCATTGAGTACGCTGTGTGGCAGGGACTATGCATGTCCCTGCTTGTGTGGTGTATTGAAGGGGTTGGGCTGCACATTTTGTGCCAACTTGATGGACAGAGTGGGATGGGGCCATGGGTCCCCACCTCCTTGAGCTCCAGGTGGCCAGGCCACCTGCTTAGGGAATGGTAAGATAGGGATATACGTCCCTTTCTGAATGGGGGACCAAGAGATTAAGGTTAGTGCCCTGGCCTGCTTGGAGCACTCACCTGTATGGGGCACTGGGGAGGCTGGGATTGCTCATGTCCCTGCCTGCATGGAGGACTTGGAATGTCAGGGTCGTGGGTGTCCATATCTGTGTGAGGGGTCAGGCACATCTCCCTCCTGTGTGGTGCAATGGAGCCACACGTATCCCCATACATGAAGGTTTGCAGCCATAGAATAGGGTAGGCACAGGACATGGAGTTTGGGTTACGTGTGTCTGTATCTTGTGTGGGCACCGGGCACTATGTGGGCAGGTAGGAACCCCAAGGGATTTATGTCCCACCTGAGGAGGGAATGTCTCCTGTGCACTGTGGTGGCACTGGGGCATCTGGTCCCAAGAGTGTTCCCAGGTGGGACCAATCCCTGTCTGAATGTCATCTACAGTGTGTTCCcagctttgttgttttctggATAACATCCAAGGCTGGAGAGATGTATCCTGATCCCAAACCCCAGTGCTGGCTAGCTAGCTGGGAAAGTGTCAGTCCCTCAGTCTGTCCCACCAGCACAAAAGGGAAACTAGAAAAGAATCTGTGACTAGCTGGGACCATAGGGATCAGACTGCAGGCTTCACAGGTGCCTTGAGTTTGCTCTTCTCTACCTACATGATAACACTGCTACAGGGCTGCCACTTCTCCAAGGTACTGATGAGGCTCACAGTCCTGGCTGACACATGGCTCTGGAAAGGGCTCTGGGGATGTTTAGAGGATGAAGATCTGACTCTGGGGGAGCCAAATCTGCTGAGATCAGGTGGAGCTGGATTCCTGGCTGTGGGGGGAAGCCACATGCTTGTGCTATCTGCGTCAGGGTTTCAACATGCTCAGAGGGATGTAAAAGTTCAATTTTAGGTCACAGGTTTTCTCTCTGATGGGAGAAGACAGGACTGAGGAAGCTGATCTTTGCTTCCACTACGTGCAAGTGGAGTCTGTGGGTTTCCCAGTGTGGCACAGGAAATCTGTGGAACAGCAAAGCCTAGAGGGCTCATCAGACCTTGAAAACTTTCTGATACATTTTACAAGTCTTCGGAACCAAAACTGGAAATCTTTCAATCAACAAGCTGCTCCATGGGCTTCCAAGGCTGATCTCAAT
It encodes:
- the DUOXA1L gene encoding dual oxidase maturation factor 1 isoform X2, encoding MVRALFSLMVGVVIVVVQFTGDWESGWVTANTSYKSFSCAVVNVDIGLHVGLAGVNITLVGNPVNQVNETINYNEHFAWSFDADYDHSYGEGLEKGLPSPILYVAEKFTTQSPCNVHRQYRISSHYASASLWVAFCTWLISNMLFSTPVLVYGGYMILFTGAFMIFSLLSFSTVRNSLVCPIQFGTTSLWISYGGSFWLTLAVGLLCFVAGITVVALHYFNPELLKTFFDLHENKAEDYREMTEVYVNLQFMNSTLSPPQPSKLTPNDI
- the DUOXA1L gene encoding dual oxidase maturation factor 2 isoform X1, which codes for MTLFDGIYPFYLQQRKSFVFDVSTIIVVIVFLMLASTFLLIIPGIRGRVRLYWMVRALFSLMVGVVIVVVQFTGDWESGWVTANTSYKSFSCAVVNVDIGLHVGLAGVNITLVGNPVNQVNETINYNEHFAWSFDADYDHSYGEGLEKGLPSPILYVAEKFTTQSPCNVHRQYRISSHYASASLWVAFCTWLISNMLFSTPVLVYGGYMILFTGAFMIFSLLSFSTVRNSLVCPIQFGTTSLWISYGGSFWLTLAVGLLCFVAGITVVALHYFNPELLKTFFDLHENKAEDYREMTEVYVNLQFMNSTLSPPQPSKLTPNDI